The genomic stretch CTTTGGTCTCTCCATCCACTCACAATCCCAGTTGGCACCTTGGCTCTTAGCCTCAAGCTTGAGAGGTATAGTATGCTCTCTTCTTGATCAAATTATGCTTTTTGTATCCTGTCAGGCTGGGATGTGGGACCTTCAGGTTTTGGGACCGAGGGAATTTTGTCTtgtgtgggcaaattatgcatTTTGTACCTACAAGTTGTGTGATGAGATGTTAATAAGGGTCCTTAATTTACAGTTTTTTGGTTTACTTATTTGTTCAGTGATCTGAATGGTGAATTTGGAAGCAAGGCTTTAGCAGTACAAGAAGGATCAAGCTGGGCACTTAGCAGACAACACCATAATAGTGTTGAAAAGCATCTGACTTGCTGTGCAGATTGCTTGGCAAACTTCAACAAGGATGCTAGAAACATAGCTAGCTGCACTGCTGTTGTTAAGACTGAGCCAACCACCACCACGAGCTTGCCTTCATGGCTCCAAAAGTGCAAAGAAGAAGAGACCACAAGACAAACCACCAATAATGATCAGGTATGCTCAATAACATATTCCATCTCagttaaaagtttaaactgatagCGAGTATCAATAATGGTACATATTGGGTTATGGCATAGAGAGCTGAGTCCAACAACCTGCTATCgaaaattaaggaaataaagttacgtcTTCAGTAATAGTTATATTTTGgtgtagtggtaagcgcttTATCTGACAGTATATTCCTTATTCCAGGAATGTGATAAGATTAGTGATCTGTGCAAGAAGTGGAACTCAATTTGCAGCTCAATTCACAAGCAGCATACACTTTTTCCTGAGAAAACTTTGAGCTTCTCTTCACCATCTCCTTGCTCCTCAGCTTCAATATCTTCAAATGATCAAAGAAGCTCCAAGTTACACCAAAGCCTTCTGAGTTGGCCAGTCATCTTTGAATCAAACCAATCACCTAAAGAGCACCAATTCTTTGCATCTGAAAATGAGGCTGCAGAGGGTACAAATAGCATGATTATCCCAGATACCAAGCCAGACCTATTATCCAACCCGAATTCGAGTCCTAATTCCGCTTCCTCTAGTGAAGCGAGTgggaatcatcatcatctttcCATGGAGTGTTTGAACAGGTTCAATGAGGTTAATTCGGAGAACATGAATATTCTTTGCAGAGCTTTGGAGAAGAAGGTTCCATGGCAGAAGGATAGTATAATCCCGGAAATAGTTAGCACAGTCCTTCAGTGTAGGTCGGGATTAATGGCGAAGAATAAAGGGTATAGAGGAGACCGAGAAAAGCAAGAGACATGGATGTTCTTCTTGGGGGTTGATTCTGAAGGGAAAGAGAGGATTGCAAGGGAGCTGGCTAGAATTGTGTTTGGTTCCGAGGATAACTTTACACCTATCGGGATTAGCACCTTATCCTCGTCCCCGCGGACAAGAGCGGATTCCACGGAAGAAGAAGTGGTGAGCAAGAAAAGGGCGAGAGATGAGCAAGGAAGAAGCTATCTAGACCGGTTCATTGAAGCGGTTCGAGAAAACCCTAGCCGGGTTTTCTTCATGGAGGATCTTGAGCAAGCCGATTTCCATTCCCAAAAGGGCATCAAGAAACTCATTGAAACCGGGAGCTTTACGCCGCCGCAAGACGGCGGCGAGGCGGTGGCAATGAAGGACGCCATTGTCATTTTCACCTCCGAAAACTCCGGCGCCGCCTCCAGAGCCccctctcctcctcctcccccaCCAAAACACACTCAAGAAGAAAAGCCATGTTGGGATCTTAACGTTGCAAGTGAAGATCATAGTGACGAACCGAACAATGCTGGGATTTTGGAAGCTGTGGATAAACAAATCCTGTTTAAGATTCAAGTCCTGTGAGACCAGGAATTACAAATCCTGTTGGGTCAGGGTGTGGAATGGAAATCCATATAGTTTACTAGCACTCAGAAAATTATGTagaatttttccttttttgtttttctttttttctttgtttgtaatTTTATGTTGTTTAAATTTCAGAAAAAGAAATGGGGGAAAGGGGTAAAGTTAAGATTATCTGACAGGTCCCATAGATTTTAGGTGGAGTTGAAGTAGAATGAAATGAAATGTACATTTGACGTACACTTGTTTGTTCTTCTTGTGTTTTATTACTgtcaataattttaatatattttatggtTTTAAGCTGTGTAATCTCTCTTTGCTAAttgcaatatataaatataagtaagAAAGATTTTGTGAGAAAATGGAGTTAATTAATGGGAATATATAAAAAGTTAGGCAGAATTGAAGGTGCAGGAGGGATAAGCATGCATGCAAACACAGACAAAAATGAAAACGATGGATCAACAGGTTCATGCACGTCAAAGGATGCCTCTTTTTGTATTCTCCTCATCAAACACATTTGTCTGTCTAAGtgtgggggtggggggaggggaGTTTGCATGATTTGCATGGCGAAGGAATCAATAATTTAAGGAAAAATTGAATTAGAAAAAAATCGTTGGTATATATAGTTGCAACATGTTTTACAAGAATTAAGTCCTTAGGAGATTCAAGTTTCACATATATGATTATAGGAACAAAACAGACCAGTCTAGTCAGTCTATCGACCATGCATTCGATACAATCACGGATTACAACTCTAAATGAGCGGGAGAACGGGAACATATTCTTACTAAAGATTTTCTGGGTGTTTCTTGTCCAAAGATTGTAGTGGCTAgttagtttatttttctttttggatatCCCCTCCGAAAAAGATTAACATTAACTtctaaaaacaaaagaaaataataaatattttgactCTTTTATTGTGTACCACATATTAAAGAATTCTCATCTAAATCAAATATTGTATCCAAATGATAAGTGGATCGGCTCAACTCAAGAACGTCAGACAACTTCAATAGGGAGCCAAACTAAGGATATTATATATGGTCAGGAAATTAACTGTTACATTAATTTAGCTGGGGATTACCCAAATGAGGACAATACACCTCACCCAGCTATACCAAAAACATAACTCTCAAACTCATAAAATTGATGTTTAAAATTGACATAAACATGAATATGTATGTGTGTCTTAGTTAACGTAAATCTCTTGCATGTGTTAAACTCTACATATATGGAGTGTCATTTTCCTTTCTAGAAGATGCATCCTATCcaacattaaaaatatctaaaaatCTATAATGAGAGTGAACAAAGGTTGGTACCATTGCCACAAGACAAAATACACTTGCTACTAAAATTCCACACATTCATTCCCAATAAAATAGTTGAGAAATAAATTCAAGTAACTTAGTAGCTCATTAAGTGAGAAGATCAATGGCCTGTGCGGCTCACAAGGAGCCCACCATTAGAGTGGTACCTTTCATTTATGTTTATTCTTCCATTACTGTTcaatacattatgctataagaattgtactatacaattcttttgaacaaaatataaatattaaatttataaaaaataatttacgttgttgttattattgttgttgttattgttattattgtacaataatataaatatttaatatataaaaacttaTAAGACTAAATCCGGCCAAATTAGTACGCATGATTTATGTCTGTATTCTATACTTATTGAGTTGTACATTGCGCTACAAATATTTTACTATCATTTTTCTTAGATAAAATTACTATTACATAGTTAAACTACCattgactttttaaaaaaattataaactattatttttaaaaaatgtttcaatataactataattttaacattgagtactaatatttagaatttattttttgtgcatCGCGCATAGAAATAATGACTAGTCTAtgtataaaatgttaaatagaCATTAAAGATACTGCTATTAAATTTCTCAATAGCAATGAGAATTTCCATCCcgctataaaaaaataaagtacaaagtatcatttaaaaaaatatgaactcAAAGTTTGGGcggcatataatataaaatatgatattataCATATGCGGATTGCCATTTTCCTTTCTAGAAGATGA from Ipomoea triloba cultivar NCNSP0323 chromosome 12, ASM357664v1 encodes the following:
- the LOC115997894 gene encoding protein SMAX1-LIKE 3-like, with amino-acid sequence MRTGGYTFQQSLTHESAGIVRQAMSLARRRGHSHVTPLHVASAMLASSSGLLRRACLHSHSHPLQCKALELCFNVALNRLPTSSSNPILGPHSHLPSLSNALVAAFKRAQAHQRRGSIENQQQPILALKVEVEQLVISILDDPSVSRVMREAGFSSSQVKTNVEQAVSLEVCSTKEVAKPLVLGNNNNNNNVSQLRLPSSFSKTVRDDDVMGVLEGLMSKKRRNTVIVGECLATAEGVVRGVIEKINKGEVPGEDMRHVQFISVPLLSLRNVSRDEFEVKLGELRALVKSYISRGVVLYLGDLKWVSEFWSKYADQSSHYYSPVEHMIMELSRLLCGGIGENNNGRLWLMGIASFQTYIKCKTGHPSLETLWSLHPLTIPVGTLALSLKLESDLNGEFGSKALAVQEGSSWALSRQHHNSVEKHLTCCADCLANFNKDARNIASCTAVVKTEPTTTTSLPSWLQKCKEEETTRQTTNNDQECDKISDLCKKWNSICSSIHKQHTLFPEKTLSFSSPSPCSSASISSNDQRSSKLHQSLLSWPVIFESNQSPKEHQFFASENEAAEGTNSMIIPDTKPDLLSNPNSSPNSASSSEASGNHHHLSMECLNRFNEVNSENMNILCRALEKKVPWQKDSIIPEIVSTVLQCRSGLMAKNKGYRGDREKQETWMFFLGVDSEGKERIARELARIVFGSEDNFTPIGISTLSSSPRTRADSTEEEVVSKKRARDEQGRSYLDRFIEAVRENPSRVFFMEDLEQADFHSQKGIKKLIETGSFTPPQDGGEAVAMKDAIVIFTSENSGAASRAPSPPPPPPKHTQEEKPCWDLNVASEDHSDEPNNAGILEAVDKQILFKIQVL